A single region of the Streptomyces sp. NBC_00236 genome encodes:
- a CDS encoding MBL fold metallo-hydrolase, with protein MEQIMLGNVSITRVREYYGSVEMDPHAFFPESSQEIWKDGVDWLSPHFLDSETNTVNSAIQTWLLRSGGKTILVDTGVGNHKERPYAPVWSHLETDFLANLARAGVRPEDVDIVINTHLHIDHVGWNTYLEGRSWVPTFPNATYLMPKDDFDFWNPANGHQPLPGRGNQNVFEDSVAPVHQAGQTLLWEKSHQIDADLRLDSAPGHTPGSSVLTLSSGTDRAVFVGDLLHNPAQIIEPDANSCFCEDPAGARATRRKVLGWAADNNALLVPAHLGGHGAAEIARNGNTFGIKGWAPFAPYSEQG; from the coding sequence ATGGAACAGATTATGCTCGGCAACGTCTCCATCACCCGCGTCCGGGAATACTACGGGTCCGTCGAAATGGATCCCCACGCCTTCTTCCCGGAAAGCTCGCAGGAAATCTGGAAGGACGGCGTCGACTGGCTTTCCCCGCATTTCCTGGACTCCGAGACCAACACCGTGAACTCCGCGATCCAGACCTGGCTGCTGCGCAGCGGGGGCAAGACCATCCTCGTCGACACCGGTGTGGGTAACCACAAGGAGCGCCCGTACGCGCCGGTCTGGAGCCACCTGGAGACGGACTTCCTGGCCAACCTCGCCCGGGCAGGCGTCCGGCCCGAGGACGTGGACATCGTGATCAACACGCATCTGCACATCGATCACGTCGGCTGGAACACGTATCTGGAGGGGCGGAGTTGGGTTCCCACATTTCCCAACGCCACCTACCTGATGCCGAAGGACGACTTCGACTTCTGGAACCCGGCAAACGGCCACCAGCCGCTGCCCGGCCGCGGCAACCAGAACGTCTTCGAGGACAGCGTGGCCCCGGTGCACCAGGCCGGCCAGACACTGCTGTGGGAGAAGAGCCACCAGATCGACGCCGACCTGCGCCTGGACTCGGCTCCCGGACACACCCCCGGCTCCTCCGTGCTGACCCTCAGCTCCGGGACGGACCGCGCGGTGTTCGTCGGTGACCTGCTGCACAACCCCGCGCAGATCATCGAGCCGGACGCCAACAGCTGCTTCTGCGAGGACCCCGCGGGCGCCCGCGCCACCCGCCGCAAGGTGCTGGGCTGGGCGGCCGACAACAACGCGCTCCTGGTCCCCGCGCATCTGGGTGGTCACGGTGCCGCCGAAATCGCGCGTAACGGCAACACGTTCGGCATCAAAGGCTGGGCGCCCTTCGCCCCGTACTCCGAGCAGGGCTGA
- a CDS encoding carboxylesterase/lipase family protein: MSHRPEPVVTTAQGAVRGIRQDDGAATFLNIPYAAPPMGAGRFAPPQPHEPWDGVRDATVPGPNAPQSERKLGSIDMAPYFGAGWSRGEDYLTVNVFQPTAADSGLPVMVFVHGGGFVAGSTRSALYDGSAFARDGVVLVTLNYRLGIAGFLDIPGAPANRGLLDVVAALRWVRENIAAFGGDPDNVTLFGQSAGATVVGGVLAAPEAAGLFRRAIVQSGSGLGAFTSEQAARVTEAAAAELGIEPHTDAFADISDERLVEAASRLAGISLQTETHHDPLIGLSPFSLVLDTQPAVSVGAGLSADVDLLVGINAEEGNLYLVPVDRYAGSTADDVDDAAARSHPKPSQLVETYRTTRPGASFGELRSAIMGDALFGAGSWALAGAHAAHPQSATFSYEFAWRSQALGGDLGATHAMELPFVFDITNLPQLAGEGALLGPDKPPADLATRTHEAWIRFARTGNPGWDQYGTTRRATMHIDAEWTQVDDPRSQERQAWA, translated from the coding sequence GTGAGCCACCGACCCGAGCCCGTCGTCACCACCGCACAGGGAGCCGTCCGCGGCATCCGTCAGGACGACGGCGCCGCCACCTTTCTGAACATCCCCTACGCCGCTCCTCCGATGGGCGCCGGCCGGTTCGCCCCGCCGCAGCCGCACGAGCCCTGGGACGGTGTACGGGACGCCACCGTGCCCGGCCCCAACGCCCCGCAGTCCGAGCGGAAGCTCGGCAGCATCGACATGGCCCCCTACTTCGGCGCCGGCTGGAGCCGTGGCGAGGACTACCTCACCGTCAACGTCTTCCAGCCCACCGCCGCGGACAGCGGTCTGCCCGTGATGGTGTTCGTCCACGGCGGTGGGTTCGTCGCCGGATCGACGCGGTCCGCGCTGTACGACGGTTCCGCCTTCGCCCGCGACGGCGTCGTCCTGGTCACACTCAACTACCGGCTGGGCATCGCCGGGTTCCTCGACATCCCCGGGGCGCCCGCCAACCGCGGCCTGCTCGATGTCGTCGCGGCGCTGCGCTGGGTGCGGGAGAACATCGCCGCCTTCGGCGGTGACCCGGACAACGTCACCCTCTTCGGCCAGTCGGCCGGGGCGACCGTCGTCGGCGGCGTCCTCGCCGCGCCTGAGGCCGCAGGCCTGTTCCGCCGGGCGATCGTGCAGAGCGGCAGTGGCCTGGGGGCGTTCACCTCCGAGCAGGCCGCCCGTGTCACCGAGGCCGCGGCCGCGGAACTTGGCATCGAGCCGCACACCGACGCCTTCGCGGACATCTCCGACGAGCGCCTGGTGGAGGCCGCCTCCCGGCTCGCGGGCATCAGCCTGCAGACCGAGACGCATCACGATCCGCTGATCGGCCTCAGCCCCTTCAGCCTGGTGCTCGACACACAGCCCGCCGTATCCGTCGGCGCCGGCCTGAGCGCCGATGTCGACCTGCTCGTCGGGATCAACGCCGAGGAGGGGAACCTCTACCTGGTCCCGGTGGACAGGTACGCCGGCTCGACCGCCGACGATGTCGACGATGCGGCGGCGCGCTCGCACCCGAAGCCCTCGCAACTCGTGGAGACGTACCGCACTACCCGCCCCGGGGCGTCCTTCGGTGAGCTGCGGTCGGCCATCATGGGCGACGCTCTGTTCGGGGCGGGCAGCTGGGCCCTGGCCGGCGCGCATGCCGCCCACCCCCAGTCCGCCACGTTCAGCTACGAGTTCGCCTGGCGCTCCCAGGCCCTGGGCGGAGACCTCGGCGCCACCCATGCGATGGAACTCCCCTTCGTCTTCGACATCACGAACCTTCCGCAGCTGGCGGGTGAGGGGGCCCTGCTCGGCCCCGACAAGCCCCCCGCAGACCTCGCCACCCGCACGCACGAGGCCTGGATCCGCTTCGCCAGGACCGGCAACCCCGGCTGGGACCAGTACGGCACCACACGCCGGGCCACGATGCACATCGACGCCGAGTGGACCCAGGTCGACGACCCCCGCAGCCAGGAACGACAGGCCTGGGCCTGA
- a CDS encoding RidA family protein, whose product MRTVITTENAPAPAAPLSQGIRKGPVLQVSGQLPLDPATGAVVGTTVAEQTAQTLRNVTAVLKAAGACLEDVVMLRVYLTDPAHLPELNEAYAAAVGGPFTARTTVYMRQPRPSVGSGARRMSSRASMWKACRGRRLRDQPILVAWS is encoded by the coding sequence ATGAGAACCGTCATCACCACCGAGAACGCACCCGCTCCGGCAGCCCCGCTGTCCCAGGGCATCCGCAAGGGCCCGGTCCTTCAGGTATCCGGGCAGCTCCCGCTCGACCCGGCCACCGGCGCGGTCGTCGGGACGACGGTCGCCGAGCAGACGGCGCAGACCCTGCGCAACGTCACCGCCGTACTCAAGGCGGCCGGCGCCTGCTTGGAGGACGTCGTGATGCTTCGCGTTTACCTCACCGACCCCGCCCACCTGCCCGAGCTGAACGAGGCATACGCGGCGGCCGTCGGCGGCCCCTTCACCGCCCGCACCACCGTCTACATGAGGCAGCCCCGGCCGTCGGTGGGATCGGGTGCGCGGCGGATGAGTTCGCGTGCCTCCATGTGGAAGGCGTGCCGGGGCAGGCGGCTGCGTGACCAGCCCATCTTGGTGGCTTGGTCGTGA
- a CDS encoding DUF4267 domain-containing protein encodes MSLRKINTVLAAAFILFILWFGTEFILRPETTAPGFGLPSRPSGDGGGFLVVKGIRDVVLALVLGVLLVTGHRRALGWALLVEAFAAYGDMANVLAHHGSVATALGVHGLTATLMVVNGLLIMHETRKVAAAPATPAPQPA; translated from the coding sequence ATGTCACTGAGGAAGATCAACACCGTTCTGGCCGCCGCCTTCATACTCTTCATCCTCTGGTTCGGGACGGAGTTCATCCTGCGCCCGGAGACGACGGCGCCCGGCTTCGGCCTGCCAAGCCGGCCGTCCGGTGACGGCGGCGGCTTCCTGGTCGTCAAGGGAATCCGCGACGTCGTCCTGGCCCTGGTCCTGGGCGTGCTGCTGGTGACGGGTCACCGCCGGGCGCTGGGCTGGGCGCTGCTGGTGGAGGCCTTCGCCGCATACGGCGACATGGCCAACGTGCTGGCCCACCACGGCTCTGTGGCCACCGCGCTCGGCGTCCACGGCCTGACCGCGACACTGATGGTGGTCAACGGCCTGCTGATCATGCACGAGACCCGCAAGGTCGCGGCCGCCCCGGCAACGCCCGCCCCGCAGCCCGCCTAG
- a CDS encoding DUF1772 domain-containing protein translates to MLGTLEVVTTVVVGLMVGVEFSVAFIMSRILDALPEDSRQLGHAHGGRMLGALMPYWYIGSVVLSAVWTVAGWHHEGAGLVVTAAGLLIVSVIMSILLLVPINDLNKTWTPENRPVDWKEQLHRWNRYHYIRVAVLVAAFTLLVTALA, encoded by the coding sequence ATGCTCGGCACACTTGAGGTCGTCACCACCGTCGTCGTCGGCCTGATGGTGGGGGTGGAGTTCTCCGTCGCCTTCATCATGAGCCGGATCCTGGACGCGCTTCCCGAAGACAGCCGCCAGCTCGGTCACGCCCACGGCGGCCGGATGCTCGGCGCCCTCATGCCGTACTGGTACATCGGCTCGGTCGTCCTCAGCGCGGTCTGGACCGTAGCCGGATGGCACCACGAAGGCGCCGGACTCGTCGTCACCGCCGCCGGACTGCTGATCGTCAGCGTGATCATGTCGATCCTGCTGCTCGTCCCGATCAACGACCTGAACAAGACCTGGACCCCGGAGAACCGGCCCGTCGACTGGAAGGAGCAGCTGCACCGCTGGAACCGCTACCACTACATCCGCGTCGCCGTCCTCGTCGCCGCGTTCACCCTGCTGGTCACCGCCCTCGCCTGA
- a CDS encoding 50S ribosomal protein bL37, giving the protein MSSKRRRKKKARRKNGANHGSRPQT; this is encoded by the coding sequence ATGTCCTCGAAACGACGTCGCAAGAAGAAGGCCCGCCGCAAGAACGGCGCAAACCACGGCAGCCGTCCGCAGACCTGA